The region ATAAAAGAGTAATCCACAGCCACTTAATAAGCCGGATAAATAGGCGATCGCAGGTTTTCGTTTTTGCCAAGAGGTAATCAGAAAAGCCGGAATTAAAGCTAGTCCTGTAATGCGAGTTGCCGTTGCCAAACTTCCCCATAAAATCACTTGAGGATATTTTTCTAAATCAAACGCTCGTAAAGCAGCAATACTCAAAAATAAAAATAAACCTTCCGTATAAATCACACTCCCAAAAATCGATAACGGACACCAAGCTAATACTGCCGTTGCCCAACGTGCGGCTTGAATATTATTCGTTGTTTCCACCCATTGATAGAGTAAAATTAAAGCCCCAAAAAACGCTAAATTATTAATTAGAATTCCGGCTAATTCAAAGGGCAACCCTAAATTTATTAATCCTCGAATTAATAACGGAAATAAGGGGAAAAAGGCTACATTTCCGCCCGGTTCTGTATGATTAATGACTTCATATCCAGACGTCGCAATTATCTGATAAAGAGAACTATCCCAAGCCGAAAAAACCTCCCATCCCCACTCTGCTTTTACTGCTTGAGGTTCAGAAAGAACTGCACAAAAGGGGGCAATAACGAAAAAAGCCAAGAGAATTATACTGCGACTTAGTACCCCCATTGTTACTGCAAAAATAATCCCATTAGATTGACAAAATTCGACAAATGGGGTAAAAAAATCCTTAAATTTTGCCAAAAGTTGTGTTAGTTTGTTGAGAGGATTCATCGGTGGTTATTTTAGGCCCCTATTCACAGGTCAATTGTTAATCGGCTTTAATTGATAATTAGAGAAATTCTATCAAGAATGAGTCAAAATTAACATTCCCCAAAAAAATGACAGATTAGGACAGGTTATGCTAGAAGAATGAACAAGGGGGAAAAACGGTGATCACCCGTTTCTCTCCCCCCTCAAAACCTCGATATGTGCCACGAGATGTCCTATGATTTTCAATACAACTCAACTGTTAATTGATACCTTTGTTGAACAACTCCGGTCAGGATATCATCATACCTATGGTGGATTTCATTTCAATTATGGAGATATTGTTGCCTGGGCGGGAGGGATGGCATTAGAAAATATTGCTAATAGTGATGCCCTCTATCATGATGTTGAACATACGATTATGGTCACGTTAGTCGGTCAGGAAATTTTACGAGGAAAACACATCCGCGAAGGTGGGGTTTCTAGTGAAGATTGGCTGCATTTTATTATTTCTCTCGTTTGTCATGATATTGGTTATGTTAAGGGTGTTTGTCGTCAAGATCGAGAGGGATATTATGCCACAGGATGTGATGGAAAAATAGTCAATTTGCCCTTTGGATGTACGGATGCCAGTTTAACGCCTTATCATGTTGATCGCGCTAAATTATTTATTCAGGAACGATTTGGCGGACATCCTTTAATTAATGCAGAGGTGATTCAATTTAATATTGAACTGACTCGATTTCCGGTTCCTCAAAAATCCGATCATCAAGATACTATTCATTATCCCGGTTTAGTGCGGGCGGCGGATTTAATTGGTCAATTGAGTGATGCTCGCTATCTCAGAAAAATTAGTGCCTTATTTTATGAATTTGAGGAAACCGGATTTAATCAAAAAGTAGGTTTTCATAACCCCGGAGATTTGCGAAGAAATTACCCTCAATTTTACTGGAATTGCGCTTATCCCTATATCAAAGATAGCTTACGGTATTTATCTCTAACTCAGCAAGGTCAGCAAATTCTGGCGAACCTTCACGCCAATATCTTCGTGGTCGAACATGATCAAACCGCAGAGGATGCGATCGCCGTTTAATCTTTGAAGCATTCAATTTTAATTCCCATCAGGTCATCTATCCCAAAATAGGGTAAACTACTTTATATTTTAAATTTTCAATGATTTCCATGACGAATTCTAATTTTTCGCCATTACAAAGTCGTTTACTCACTTCTCTGCTGATTTTAGTGGTGGGTTGGTTAAGCTTTCTATTTTTAGGTTATGTGGGTGAATTAATCAGTATATTAGTCACCTCTGGATTAATTGCCTTTCTTCTTAATTATGCCGTCGCCAAATTAGAACGCTTTATTCCGCGAGGAATTGCCGCCGCTTTAGTGTATTTAATTGCTATCTTAAGCTTTGTGATTATTGCTTTAACACTTTTTCCCCCTGTATTCAATCAAGGACGACAATTAATAACTCGATTACCGGAATTAATCGAATCAGGACGGCAACAGTTAGCGGAATTTCAACTCTGGAGTGTTGAACGAAAATTACCCTTTGATGTTGGAATTTTACAACAGCAACTTTTGTCTCGGATTCAATCAACTATTGAACCGATTCTCACCGGAAGTTTAGGCTTAGTTCTAGGAACTTTTAACTGGTTTTTTGACTTGATTTTTATTTTAGTCATTGCCTTTTATATGTTATTAGATGGGGAACGGTTGTGGAAGCTCTTGATAACTATTTTATCCCCTCAAATTCGAGAGGTTTTAACCTTTTCCTTAGAACGAAATTTGAAAAAATTTGTTCTCGGACAAACCTTGCAGGGAATTTTTATGGCCGCCACCTTAACCGTCGCCTTCTTAATGCTAAAAGTTCCCTATTTTCTCTTATTTGCTGTTGTGATAGGATTGCTGGAAATTATTCCCTTTGTCGGGGCAACATTAGGGATTGGAAGTGTCACCCTAATTGTGGCTTTTATTGATTGGTGGATGGCTTTACAAGTGTTAGCCGTTGCCGTTTCTATTCAACAAGTGAAAGATAATATTATTGCCCCTCGAATTATGGGAGATTTAACCGGATTAAGCCCTGTGGTTATTTTCAGTGCTTTATTATTAGGAGGAAAAGTTGCCGGATTATTAGGATTTATTCTGGCAATTCCCATAGCCGGGGTGGTTAAGAGTATTATTGAAGTTGTTGTTGATCCAACTTTACCCCCTCAAACGGGTTCATTCTTTTATAATCCCTTAGATCCCGACGCCGATTTAACCTCAACAGAAACCTTATCTCTAGCTGAACAGGAACGCTTGAAGGTGTAAAATTAAAAAAATAGAGACACAATTGTACAAGTTTTTCCCGTATTATTTTGAGTGAAAATTTAAACTATGAAATGGTGGCAACGACTCAAAACCAATCCTTTAGCTCAATTTGGAGCCGGAATTTTACTGCTATTTTATCTAGTAGTAATTGCAGCAGATTTTGTTGCTCCTTATAGTCCTTATGAATCGCAACTAAACGCTTCCTTACTCCCCCCGACTCAAATTTATTGGTATAACCAACAACAGCAATGGATCGGCCCCCATGTCTATCCCACAACCCAAGGCCCGGTAGATATTGAAACCGGAAAACGTCAAATTAATGTAGATAGAAGTCAGCCGAGTCCCCTGCGATTATTTGTTAAGGGAGAACCCTATAAAATCTTAGGAATTATCCCCTTTGATCGGCATTTATTCGGAACAATAGGAGCCGGACAAATTAACGTACTGGGAACCGATGAACAAGCCAGAGATCAGTTTAGTCGGATTGTCTTTGGAGGTCGTATTAGCCTAACGATTGGATTAGTTGGAATTTTGATTTCTTTCCCGTTAGGA is a window of Planktothrix serta PCC 8927 DNA encoding:
- a CDS encoding mannosyltransferase family protein — translated: MNPLNKLTQLLAKFKDFFTPFVEFCQSNGIIFAVTMGVLSRSIILLAFFVIAPFCAVLSEPQAVKAEWGWEVFSAWDSSLYQIIATSGYEVINHTEPGGNVAFFPLFPLLIRGLINLGLPFELAGILINNLAFFGALILLYQWVETTNNIQAARWATAVLAWCPLSIFGSVIYTEGLFLFLSIAALRAFDLEKYPQVILWGSLATATRITGLALIPAFLITSWQKRKPAIAYLSGLLSGCGLLFYSLYCGIKFNNPIAFITVQHTQWQRQTGFDSQGWLKMIMQILIGSQNWKKGAIVDPWHPLLVIIIAIIGYLLWRYRHQLGDAKFDYSFCLLLLILWLIAGDPLLNTAIILGGGYLLWYLRHELSLVAVNYGFCALGLLLASGGTISLSRLAYGIVSISLALGVMLSHYRRWGYVTLGFFSLLLISFSVRFAQHLWVS
- a CDS encoding Npun_R2479 family HD domain-containing metalloprotein yields the protein MIFNTTQLLIDTFVEQLRSGYHHTYGGFHFNYGDIVAWAGGMALENIANSDALYHDVEHTIMVTLVGQEILRGKHIREGGVSSEDWLHFIISLVCHDIGYVKGVCRQDREGYYATGCDGKIVNLPFGCTDASLTPYHVDRAKLFIQERFGGHPLINAEVIQFNIELTRFPVPQKSDHQDTIHYPGLVRAADLIGQLSDARYLRKISALFYEFEETGFNQKVGFHNPGDLRRNYPQFYWNCAYPYIKDSLRYLSLTQQGQQILANLHANIFVVEHDQTAEDAIAV
- a CDS encoding AI-2E family transporter, with product MTNSNFSPLQSRLLTSLLILVVGWLSFLFLGYVGELISILVTSGLIAFLLNYAVAKLERFIPRGIAAALVYLIAILSFVIIALTLFPPVFNQGRQLITRLPELIESGRQQLAEFQLWSVERKLPFDVGILQQQLLSRIQSTIEPILTGSLGLVLGTFNWFFDLIFILVIAFYMLLDGERLWKLLITILSPQIREVLTFSLERNLKKFVLGQTLQGIFMAATLTVAFLMLKVPYFLLFAVVIGLLEIIPFVGATLGIGSVTLIVAFIDWWMALQVLAVAVSIQQVKDNIIAPRIMGDLTGLSPVVIFSALLLGGKVAGLLGFILAIPIAGVVKSIIEVVVDPTLPPQTGSFFYNPLDPDADLTSTETLSLAEQERLKV